One Azoarcus sp. DN11 DNA segment encodes these proteins:
- a CDS encoding TIGR03756 family integrating conjugative element protein, translated as MHAYSVTRSAAAPRLHALLAACIITCAPLSGAVEFTTAAALLAQAVASYPACGAWHISGICYWLQCTPVGCSIRTSTRFSHFAPDLVVSTYHDVATHPWPEIGIPLAAASQGLLGTLLGVDLADSAGTHSQADRTDKQRRFRDADVIGHPAAGLPDLVTCPSAVIPFVPYYQSTLDAAVWRSYLPAELLLPASWVPGMREVGTWPLNTWGNLYPRTGEVVQQHEVKAAAVLSQRIADFITRPAQPHVYTYVASGGTRRRRGQLVWDPPPARENDPMGGLWQMNVALPTPCHIFGLNDTASPVSYGDAMTTRSGSYAYTLWRPYACCRVRGQIFLGSIQFGLW; from the coding sequence ATGCACGCATATTCCGTCACCCGGTCGGCCGCGGCGCCGCGTCTGCACGCGCTCTTGGCCGCCTGCATCATTACCTGCGCGCCCCTGTCGGGTGCGGTGGAGTTCACCACCGCCGCCGCCCTCCTCGCCCAGGCTGTCGCCAGCTACCCGGCCTGCGGCGCGTGGCATATTTCGGGGATCTGCTACTGGTTGCAGTGCACGCCCGTCGGCTGCTCCATCCGCACGTCTACCCGCTTCAGCCACTTCGCCCCCGACCTGGTAGTGAGCACCTACCACGACGTGGCCACGCACCCCTGGCCCGAGATCGGCATCCCGCTCGCTGCCGCGAGCCAAGGTCTCCTCGGGACACTGCTCGGCGTCGACCTGGCCGACAGCGCCGGCACACATTCGCAGGCCGATCGCACAGACAAGCAGCGGCGCTTCCGCGACGCGGATGTTATCGGCCATCCCGCGGCTGGACTGCCCGACCTCGTCACCTGCCCCTCGGCTGTGATTCCCTTCGTGCCCTACTACCAATCGACCCTGGACGCGGCCGTGTGGCGTTCTTATCTGCCGGCAGAGCTCCTGCTTCCGGCCTCCTGGGTGCCGGGCATGCGCGAGGTCGGCACCTGGCCGCTCAACACCTGGGGCAACCTCTATCCGCGCACCGGCGAGGTGGTGCAGCAGCACGAGGTCAAGGCCGCCGCGGTCCTGTCGCAGCGCATCGCCGATTTCATCACCCGGCCGGCGCAACCGCACGTCTACACCTACGTCGCCTCGGGCGGCACACGGCGCCGGCGCGGTCAGCTGGTGTGGGATCCGCCGCCGGCGCGGGAGAACGATCCGATGGGGGGCCTGTGGCAGATGAACGTCGCGCTTCCCACACCCTGCCACATCTTCGGGCTCAATGACACTGCGAGCCCAGTCTCCTACGGCGACGCCATGACCACCCGTTCCGGAAGCTACGCCTACACGCTGTGGCGTCCGTACGCCTGCTGCCGGGTGCGCGGCCAGATCTTTCTCGGCAGCATCCAGTTCGGCTTGTGGTGA
- a CDS encoding PFL_4695 family integrating conjugative element protein codes for MNPIRFIPMLAVLFAPPSWSAAPLASRPPTVIHDAGGVPLAPYFEPFADDAAREPARYIPAQPQPPQLFPVVSIRAGPGRLLQNPMPSKLPGGPGQSIFIVGDDPASLDWLQRNADALRRMGARGIVASVGTPEGFLRLRTSVDLHMVPMSADALLEAAGIHVWPVLIGADGAISQ; via the coding sequence ATGAATCCGATCCGTTTCATCCCCATGCTGGCCGTTCTTTTCGCCCCGCCGTCCTGGTCGGCGGCCCCCCTTGCAAGCCGGCCGCCCACCGTCATCCACGACGCAGGAGGCGTGCCGCTCGCGCCATACTTCGAGCCTTTCGCCGACGACGCGGCTCGCGAGCCGGCACGCTACATACCGGCGCAACCACAGCCGCCTCAGCTCTTCCCGGTGGTCTCGATCCGCGCGGGGCCCGGTCGGTTGCTGCAGAACCCAATGCCCAGCAAGCTGCCGGGCGGACCCGGGCAGTCCATCTTCATCGTCGGCGACGACCCGGCCTCCCTCGACTGGCTGCAACGCAACGCGGATGCATTGCGTCGGATGGGCGCGCGGGGAATCGTCGCGTCGGTGGGCACCCCGGAGGGTTTCCTGCGCCTGCGGACCTCGGTCGACCTGCACATGGTACCCATGTCGGCCGACGCGCTCCTCGAGGCGGCCGGGATTCACGTCTGGCCCGTCCTCATCGGCGCCGACGGGGCGATTTCGCAGTAG
- a CDS encoding TIGR03757 family integrating conjugative element protein produces MNTTMRRLVASLTCAAALPPVQAQERVEVFLLGTQHVRGTGTATVYHVDGMERINAALSAGLPPDPARAEAIASRRFEALTEADRLAIGASAQGLAAAMQYRLTKVPAIVFDGAAVVYGVEDVNQARAIYQTWRARRGR; encoded by the coding sequence GTGAACACGACGATGCGCCGGCTCGTCGCGTCGCTGACCTGCGCCGCCGCCCTTCCGCCCGTCCAGGCTCAGGAGCGGGTCGAGGTCTTCCTGCTCGGCACGCAGCACGTGCGCGGCACGGGAACGGCGACGGTGTATCACGTTGACGGCATGGAACGAATTAATGCCGCCCTGTCCGCCGGCCTACCCCCCGACCCCGCTCGGGCCGAAGCGATCGCCAGTCGCCGCTTCGAGGCGCTCACCGAGGCCGACCGCCTGGCGATCGGGGCCAGCGCACAGGGCTTGGCCGCGGCCATGCAGTACCGGCTCACCAAGGTGCCGGCAATCGTCTTCGATGGGGCGGCCGTGGTTTACGGCGTGGAGGACGTGAATCAGGCCCGCGCCATCTACCAGACATGGCGTGCCCGGCGCGGCCGGTAG
- a CDS encoding conjugative transfer ATPase, which translates to MLGLIRMLGLAPTAGSAPADAEVSRREPAVPRNPLPVRERQRLASRPPSITDLLPWRDFDEKTGTFLLEDGVSRALLYELDPIPSEACADQYLKARCAEVQAALQALPEYDEAPWVVQFFCNDDTDLSWQIERIRDYIVSVHAKAPERARQILASDFTRHFLAEMTEHLSLVARPEGLFLDEGVSGNRWRGQIRRVRCAIYRRFPPGFDFSRELLDPVETLQQTARGLVAGLAQTGVHARPMNAADFYSWLLPFFNPKPDFAKTVGDLLRLCPYPQPDEAPDDLDLGELLFLAAPKSDPTAGLWFFDGRPVRALALQSMRKLPEIGHFTAERDHAGKLFARFDRFPAGTMLSATVVICPQDTMTGRIETIKSASRANILEAAHTYDEAVAVLDNMRTDKLYPMYLTLFVRGEDISQLGRTVADLTAALHTSGLRFIQPVDELHGCDVFLRALPMCFDPRFDARHLRRSRLAFASQIASLLPLYGRARGTGNPGFWLWNRGGEPLLFDPLNPHDRNKNAHLLTLGPTGAGKSATLCYLAMQMMAIYRPRFFIIDAGKSFGLLGEHMRRHGLTVNQVELTPDTHVSLPPFAMAPRLFDQEGIKALDEAFGTPDDDELPDSDPDGLRASPEDDDEGADPGKRDILGEMVIATTLMITGGEECEMRKMSRADRYLVARGILAAARQARDRGQPHPRVQDVAHALMAMRGDENLGPSRRDRAEEMGQAMMVFCDGLRGRLFNRYGATWPDADVTIVEMGTLAQEGYEDALAVAYTSLITHVQALAEATQYDHRPIINLTDEGHIITANDLLNVYSVKITKMWRKLGAWYWLGTQNMQDFPASASRILNMCEHWVLLTMDRDEIAQVARFRTLTPEQRALMESARKEPPKYTEGVILNPQMQALFRNVPPPLAIALAMTEKHEKAWRLDIMKATGCTELEAAYAISREIAAKRAA; encoded by the coding sequence ATGCTCGGATTGATTCGCATGCTGGGGCTCGCGCCAACCGCCGGGTCCGCCCCTGCCGACGCGGAGGTCTCGCGCCGCGAGCCCGCCGTGCCGAGGAACCCCCTCCCGGTGCGGGAGCGCCAGCGGCTCGCCTCCCGCCCACCCAGCATCACCGACCTGCTGCCTTGGCGGGACTTCGACGAGAAGACCGGCACCTTCCTCCTTGAGGACGGCGTCTCGCGCGCACTGCTCTACGAGCTCGATCCGATACCGAGCGAAGCCTGCGCCGATCAGTATCTCAAGGCGCGCTGCGCGGAGGTCCAGGCTGCGCTCCAGGCCCTGCCCGAGTACGACGAGGCCCCGTGGGTCGTCCAGTTCTTCTGCAACGACGACACGGATCTCTCGTGGCAGATCGAGCGCATACGCGACTACATCGTCTCGGTGCACGCCAAGGCACCCGAGCGGGCGCGGCAGATTCTCGCGAGCGACTTCACGCGCCACTTCCTCGCCGAGATGACGGAGCATTTGTCGCTCGTGGCCCGACCCGAGGGCCTCTTTCTCGATGAGGGGGTGTCGGGCAACCGGTGGCGCGGTCAGATCCGCCGCGTGCGCTGCGCCATCTATCGCCGTTTCCCGCCAGGCTTCGACTTCTCCCGAGAGCTCCTCGATCCGGTCGAGACACTGCAGCAGACGGCGCGCGGGCTCGTCGCCGGTCTGGCGCAGACCGGCGTCCATGCCCGGCCGATGAACGCCGCGGACTTCTACTCGTGGCTGTTGCCGTTCTTCAACCCGAAACCCGACTTCGCCAAAACCGTCGGTGACCTCCTCCGGCTGTGTCCGTACCCGCAACCCGACGAGGCGCCAGACGACCTCGATCTTGGGGAGTTGCTCTTCCTCGCTGCGCCGAAGTCGGATCCGACGGCCGGTCTGTGGTTTTTCGACGGCCGGCCCGTGCGGGCGCTGGCACTGCAGTCGATGCGCAAGCTCCCCGAGATCGGCCACTTCACCGCCGAGCGCGATCATGCCGGCAAGCTCTTCGCGCGCTTCGACCGCTTTCCCGCCGGCACGATGCTCTCGGCGACCGTCGTCATCTGCCCGCAGGACACGATGACCGGTCGCATCGAAACCATCAAGAGCGCCTCGCGCGCAAACATCCTCGAAGCCGCTCACACCTACGACGAGGCGGTGGCCGTCCTCGACAACATGCGCACCGACAAGCTCTACCCGATGTACCTCACGCTGTTCGTGCGGGGCGAAGACATCTCTCAGCTGGGGCGCACGGTGGCAGACCTCACCGCCGCCCTGCATACATCGGGGCTCCGGTTCATTCAGCCAGTGGACGAGCTGCACGGCTGCGACGTCTTCCTGCGCGCACTCCCGATGTGCTTCGACCCCCGGTTCGACGCGCGCCACCTGCGCCGCTCGCGCCTCGCCTTCGCCTCCCAGATCGCGTCCCTGCTTCCCCTCTATGGGCGCGCCCGCGGCACCGGCAACCCCGGCTTCTGGCTCTGGAACCGCGGCGGCGAGCCCCTCCTGTTCGACCCCTTGAATCCGCACGACCGCAACAAGAACGCCCACCTCCTCACCCTGGGTCCGACCGGCGCCGGCAAGTCAGCGACCCTGTGCTATCTCGCGATGCAGATGATGGCGATCTACCGACCCCGCTTCTTCATCATCGACGCAGGGAAATCCTTCGGCCTCCTGGGCGAGCACATGCGCCGCCACGGGCTCACCGTCAACCAGGTCGAGCTCACCCCCGATACGCATGTCAGTCTGCCACCCTTCGCGATGGCCCCGCGGCTCTTCGATCAGGAAGGCATCAAGGCCCTCGACGAGGCATTCGGGACGCCGGATGACGATGAGCTCCCGGACTCGGACCCCGACGGGCTACGCGCGTCGCCCGAGGACGATGACGAAGGTGCGGACCCCGGCAAGCGCGACATCCTGGGCGAGATGGTCATCGCGACGACGCTGATGATTACTGGCGGAGAGGAATGCGAGATGCGCAAGATGAGTCGCGCGGACCGCTACCTGGTCGCTCGGGGAATCCTGGCCGCCGCGCGCCAGGCCCGCGACCGCGGCCAGCCGCATCCCCGGGTGCAGGACGTCGCCCACGCCCTGATGGCCATGCGTGGCGACGAGAATCTGGGGCCCTCGCGGCGCGACCGAGCCGAGGAGATGGGCCAGGCCATGATGGTCTTCTGCGACGGTCTGCGCGGAAGGCTCTTCAACCGCTACGGCGCGACCTGGCCGGATGCTGACGTGACGATCGTGGAGATGGGCACGCTGGCGCAGGAGGGATATGAGGATGCCCTCGCGGTCGCCTATACGTCCCTGATCACGCACGTCCAGGCGCTGGCCGAGGCGACCCAGTATGACCACCGCCCCATCATCAACCTCACCGACGAAGGGCACATCATCACGGCCAATGATCTGCTGAACGTGTACTCCGTCAAGATCACCAAGATGTGGCGGAAGCTCGGCGCGTGGTACTGGCTCGGCACCCAGAACATGCAGGACTTTCCGGCATCGGCCTCCCGCATTCTCAACATGTGCGAGCACTGGGTGCTCCTCACCATGGATCGCGACGAGATCGCGCAGGTCGCCCGCTTCCGCACCTTGACCCCCGAGCAGCGCGCGCTGATGGAGTCCGCCCGCAAGGAGCCTCCGAAGTACACCGAGGGGGTGATCCTCAATCCGCAAATGCAGGCCCTTTTCAGGAACGTGCCCCCGCCGCTCGCCATCGCGCTCGCGATGACGGAGAAGCACGAGAAGGCCTGGCGCCTGGACATCATGAAGGCAACCGGCTGCACCGAACTCGAGGCGGCCTACGCGATTTCCCGCGAGATCGCGGCGAAGAGGGCAGCGTGA
- a CDS encoding integrating conjugative element protein: protein MKTMRSITTAVLLGLAATALQAADIPSTRSGLYYRLGGGDSASRAANPHGVPYKLALSGVARLHYSCGAYDFEVSFQNLMNRFAQLGTQVTNAVQAGIAALPLYLFQRASPGLYELFQTYAKKAEVAIQIATKSCEEMEAQIKAGEDPYEDFIRMARGEAWKQQATVTRDVVVAKDKVGASAGNEGISWIGGEKAGGVAQEPVRIVHDTVFGGFNVTMGQSPKTPAAAYPAVKLTATFPSPGSAATFGTDVLGDVEISTCKENACPVPQSKTGLGLIQKFELEIPVVQGQVDALFANVVPRGTDLAAASAPGIVVTRELVDAIRELPAIEQGIARQRLVQDVALARTVDKALIIRNLLLTGRMIPEVYKTANTQIESKLAELNRHIDDVLYEANVRKRVISETATILLDNYHAARAASAANAVQQPVDQRPMIDGRVRK, encoded by the coding sequence ATGAAGACGATGCGAAGCATTACCACCGCCGTCCTCCTTGGCCTCGCCGCCACGGCCCTCCAGGCCGCGGACATCCCGAGCACCCGATCCGGCCTCTACTATCGACTGGGAGGCGGCGATTCCGCATCGCGTGCGGCCAACCCCCACGGCGTGCCCTACAAGCTCGCCCTGTCGGGGGTTGCCCGCCTCCACTACTCGTGCGGCGCCTATGACTTCGAGGTTTCGTTCCAGAACCTCATGAACCGGTTCGCGCAACTCGGCACCCAGGTCACGAACGCCGTTCAGGCTGGGATCGCCGCGTTGCCGCTGTACCTGTTCCAGCGGGCATCGCCCGGGCTCTACGAGCTATTCCAGACCTACGCGAAGAAGGCCGAGGTGGCAATCCAGATCGCCACCAAGAGCTGCGAGGAGATGGAGGCCCAGATCAAGGCCGGCGAAGATCCCTACGAGGATTTCATTCGCATGGCCCGGGGCGAGGCTTGGAAGCAGCAGGCGACCGTCACCAGGGATGTGGTGGTGGCGAAGGACAAGGTGGGTGCCAGTGCCGGGAATGAGGGTATCAGTTGGATCGGAGGGGAAAAGGCCGGGGGAGTCGCCCAGGAGCCTGTCCGAATAGTGCACGACACAGTATTCGGGGGCTTCAACGTCACAATGGGGCAATCGCCCAAGACGCCGGCTGCAGCCTATCCTGCTGTCAAGTTGACTGCGACCTTCCCCTCTCCGGGAAGCGCCGCCACGTTCGGAACAGACGTACTTGGCGACGTGGAGATAAGTACCTGCAAGGAAAATGCCTGCCCCGTCCCGCAGTCGAAGACCGGCCTTGGCCTAATTCAGAAGTTCGAGCTTGAAATCCCAGTCGTGCAAGGGCAAGTCGATGCTCTATTTGCCAACGTCGTGCCACGCGGGACGGATCTGGCGGCGGCCTCCGCTCCCGGTATCGTCGTGACCCGCGAGCTCGTCGACGCCATTCGCGAGCTCCCTGCCATCGAGCAAGGTATTGCGCGCCAGCGCCTGGTCCAGGACGTGGCACTGGCCAGGACCGTCGACAAGGCACTGATCATCCGGAACCTGCTCCTGACGGGACGGATGATCCCCGAGGTGTACAAGACCGCCAATACACAGATCGAATCCAAGCTCGCCGAGCTGAACCGCCACATCGACGACGTGCTCTATGAGGCCAACGTCCGTAAGCGAGTCATTTCCGAGACGGCAACCATTCTGCTGGACAATTATCACGCGGCCCGCGCCGCTTCGGCCGCGAACGCCGTACAGCAGCCGGTCGACCAGCGGCCCATGATCGACGGGCGGGTCAGGAAATGA
- a CDS encoding transglycosylase SLT domain-containing protein has product MNTRLRFAFVLFLLASLVWAGVAYTDFLKALGQRESRMNPEVTNQFGYVGLFQFGEAALQDAGLYAGDGTPKTNDWAGRFTGKYGVNSLADLLANPDAQVRAVTAYHEQVWNTLMKVHGAESYLGTTIHGIPITASGLVAAAHLIGAGTVGEWLKSGGATDPADGNGTKLVSYLRQFAGYTLAFTPPSYAEVLTATPTSGSPGGYVHTPAPLKPSAGTGSAALLKGTSSGYTSAAQGFFGATGYQMGQVRQLLVGIAAMALVTWIAWVVVAKWRGLSEGFDTKRDLAVDVGRAIVLTWIVLLIMM; this is encoded by the coding sequence ATGAACACCCGTCTGCGGTTCGCATTCGTCCTGTTTCTGCTGGCCAGCCTCGTCTGGGCTGGCGTGGCCTACACTGATTTCCTCAAGGCGTTGGGGCAGCGGGAGAGCAGGATGAACCCAGAGGTCACCAACCAGTTCGGTTACGTCGGCCTCTTTCAGTTCGGTGAAGCCGCCCTGCAGGACGCAGGCCTCTACGCGGGCGACGGCACACCGAAGACCAACGACTGGGCAGGCCGCTTCACCGGTAAGTACGGGGTCAATTCGCTGGCCGATCTTCTCGCGAATCCCGACGCCCAGGTCCGGGCGGTAACCGCCTACCACGAGCAGGTGTGGAACACCCTCATGAAAGTCCATGGCGCCGAAAGCTACCTGGGGACGACGATCCATGGCATCCCCATCACCGCGTCGGGTCTCGTCGCTGCGGCACACCTCATCGGCGCTGGCACCGTGGGGGAGTGGCTGAAATCGGGTGGAGCAACCGATCCGGCCGACGGCAACGGCACCAAGCTCGTCTCCTACCTGCGGCAGTTTGCCGGCTATACGCTGGCCTTCACGCCCCCGAGCTACGCCGAGGTCCTCACCGCCACACCCACAAGCGGCTCGCCTGGCGGCTATGTCCATACCCCTGCCCCCTTGAAGCCGTCGGCTGGGACAGGCTCCGCCGCCTTGCTGAAGGGCACGAGCTCCGGCTACACCTCCGCCGCCCAAGGCTTCTTCGGCGCCACCGGCTACCAGATGGGGCAGGTCCGGCAGTTGCTGGTCGGAATTGCGGCAATGGCCCTCGTTACCTGGATCGCATGGGTCGTCGTCGCCAAGTGGCGCGGCCTGTCGGAGGGATTTGATACAAAGCGGGATCTCGCGGTCGACGTCGGTCGCGCTATTGTTCTGACATGGATTGTGCTGCTCATCATGATGTAG
- a CDS encoding DsbC family protein has translation MTITHPKTYAARPGTYTSKMYRAVSHVVAGAILLSFSVGIATADPIKVTDDIKAAVTRNTAGQVRPDSVAPTPVSGIYEIVNGTDVFYVDATGRYAFAEGRLVDMVDRRDLTQARLEALAAIPFADLPLDLAIKTVRGNGSRRLAVFEDPACPACRSLQPTLAALDNVTIYTFTYPVVSPESIPAAVAAWCATGGQQAGQWQAYMEGAPAPRQIEPHCEPAMERVGRIVEFGRSRGIRNTPTLVLADGRRVVGAIPGPELEEALTRTVGKASK, from the coding sequence ATGACAATCACCCACCCTAAAACATACGCCGCCCGACCCGGTACGTACACCTCGAAGATGTACCGCGCTGTAAGCCACGTGGTGGCGGGCGCGATCCTCCTGTCCTTCTCCGTCGGCATCGCTACGGCCGATCCAATCAAGGTGACCGACGACATCAAGGCCGCCGTCACGCGCAACACCGCCGGGCAGGTCCGGCCCGACTCGGTGGCCCCCACGCCAGTTTCCGGCATCTACGAGATCGTCAATGGAACGGACGTCTTCTATGTGGACGCGACCGGGCGCTACGCCTTCGCGGAGGGTCGCCTGGTGGACATGGTTGATCGCCGCGACCTCACGCAGGCGAGGCTCGAAGCGCTCGCGGCAATCCCCTTCGCCGATCTGCCGCTCGACCTTGCGATCAAGACGGTGCGCGGGAACGGCTCGCGGCGGCTCGCCGTGTTCGAGGATCCGGCTTGCCCTGCGTGCCGGTCGCTACAGCCCACGCTCGCCGCTCTCGACAATGTGACGATCTACACCTTCACGTACCCCGTTGTCTCCCCCGAATCGATTCCCGCAGCGGTGGCCGCCTGGTGCGCCACGGGCGGTCAACAGGCCGGTCAATGGCAGGCCTACATGGAAGGCGCGCCGGCGCCACGGCAGATTGAGCCCCACTGCGAGCCGGCCATGGAGCGGGTCGGGCGGATCGTCGAGTTTGGGCGTAGCCGTGGTATCCGCAACACGCCCACCCTCGTGCTGGCCGACGGGCGCCGGGTGGTCGGGGCGATCCCCGGCCCCGAGCTCGAGGAAGCCCTGACGCGCACTGTCGGGAAAGCAAGCAAGTGA
- a CDS encoding conjugal transfer protein TraG N-terminal domain-containing protein, which yields MSVDSYLELFTTMYGWAFAGIFRDILVDTGIIFLPFLFIIIGTWLRAHEMNAVEGADAAWMVRKMEVEFWTAIFVMAFCFTPVGTSLQNVSLRHTPAATALNPAPATATGTSSDSTYDDAFSSVPQNLALPPWWFSVMGLSAGFNDAVRGGISGGLSGLREVEEFARSAAVEDPTLRAEVQRFYNECYLPGRSRYLENPPSPAAAAALEAYGEGDPDWMGSHAFQADPNLYPALHARAGVPGFALDKAVRDADMDANTAVPDYGRPTCLEWWADPAIGVRAKLVKGVGNLAAMPTSLTEKVALVFSPVAVEKRDDGLARLATGRSYPALAPETMLPDDNRRWYQALLGAGPDVAGMAGMVNKALHTQASRFPIIQFATLAQPLILMGIYMFLPLILVFGRYSLQIMFLGALAIFTVKLWAVLWYIAMWIDEHLWIAMYPDAEHLLLNVLHLEFDAALKRSTLNTLLIGLYLGLPLIWSGMMGWASLHVVHGIDAMKHSAITAGMAAGQSGAHIATRFVGGVGHTLRRGR from the coding sequence GTGAGCGTCGACAGTTACCTGGAGCTCTTCACCACCATGTACGGCTGGGCGTTCGCGGGCATCTTTCGCGACATCCTCGTGGACACTGGCATCATCTTCCTCCCCTTCCTCTTCATCATCATTGGCACCTGGTTGCGCGCCCATGAAATGAACGCCGTCGAAGGCGCCGATGCGGCCTGGATGGTGAGGAAAATGGAGGTCGAGTTCTGGACCGCCATCTTCGTCATGGCCTTCTGCTTCACGCCGGTCGGCACCAGCCTCCAAAACGTCAGTCTCCGCCACACGCCCGCAGCGACCGCGCTCAATCCGGCTCCCGCCACTGCAACCGGAACGAGCTCGGACAGCACCTACGACGATGCCTTCAGCTCGGTGCCGCAGAACCTTGCGCTGCCCCCCTGGTGGTTTTCCGTCATGGGCCTGTCTGCCGGGTTCAATGATGCGGTGCGCGGCGGCATCTCGGGCGGCTTGAGCGGCCTCCGGGAAGTGGAAGAATTCGCCCGCTCCGCCGCGGTGGAGGATCCGACCCTGCGCGCGGAGGTGCAGCGCTTCTACAATGAATGCTACCTGCCGGGCCGGTCCCGTTATCTCGAAAATCCGCCATCCCCTGCCGCGGCAGCCGCGCTGGAGGCCTACGGCGAAGGGGATCCCGACTGGATGGGAAGCCACGCCTTTCAGGCCGACCCGAACCTCTACCCGGCCCTGCATGCGCGTGCCGGCGTGCCGGGGTTTGCTCTCGACAAGGCCGTCCGGGATGCGGATATGGATGCCAACACCGCAGTCCCGGACTACGGGCGCCCCACCTGTCTCGAATGGTGGGCGGATCCTGCGATCGGGGTGCGAGCCAAGCTGGTCAAGGGCGTCGGCAATCTCGCGGCGATGCCGACCTCGCTGACCGAGAAGGTGGCGCTGGTGTTCAGCCCAGTCGCCGTCGAGAAACGGGACGACGGATTGGCAAGGCTGGCCACGGGGCGGTCATATCCGGCGCTCGCGCCCGAGACGATGCTCCCCGATGACAATCGCCGCTGGTACCAGGCCTTACTCGGAGCCGGACCCGACGTCGCAGGGATGGCGGGGATGGTGAACAAGGCGCTCCACACCCAGGCTTCCCGCTTTCCCATCATCCAGTTTGCAACCCTGGCCCAGCCCCTGATCCTCATGGGCATCTACATGTTCCTGCCCCTGATCCTGGTCTTCGGGCGCTACAGCCTTCAAATCATGTTCCTGGGTGCGCTCGCGATCTTCACGGTCAAGCTTTGGGCGGTCCTCTGGTACATCGCGATGTGGATCGACGAACACCTGTGGATCGCGATGTACCCGGACGCCGAGCACCTTCTACTCAACGTCCTGCACCTGGAGTTCGACGCGGCGCTCAAGCGTAGCACCTTGAATACGCTCCTCATCGGCCTTTATCTCGGCCTACCCTTGATCTGGAGCGGGATGATGGGATGGGCGAGCCTGCACGTAGTGCATGGCATCGATGCCATGAAGCACAGTGCAATTACAGCGGGCATGGCGGCGGGTCAATCCGGAGCGCATATCGCCACCCGTTTCGTCGGTGGCGTCGGGCACACACTCCGGCGGGGACGATGA
- a CDS encoding JAB domain-containing protein codes for MLSFFSSQTSLADAALLERFFGPEAEDIWEHCDGSWSKIVELAREPRTPAWEALACAIEVLHRSFAEQLTTRNVLDSPDVVRQFLRTFFEGLPYEVFVVLYLNARNHLIRAEEAFRGTLTQTSVYPREIVRRALELRAAGVIFSHQHPSGASEPSTADELLTRRLREALATVDVQVLDHFVIAGAGDVSFAQRGLL; via the coding sequence ATGTTGTCCTTCTTTTCCTCTCAAACGTCCCTTGCGGATGCAGCACTGCTCGAGCGCTTCTTCGGCCCCGAAGCCGAGGACATCTGGGAGCACTGCGATGGATCCTGGAGCAAGATCGTCGAACTTGCCCGGGAGCCGCGCACCCCGGCATGGGAGGCGCTCGCCTGCGCGATCGAGGTTCTGCACCGCAGCTTCGCCGAGCAACTGACAACCCGGAACGTTCTCGACTCGCCTGATGTCGTCAGGCAGTTCCTCCGGACGTTCTTCGAGGGGCTGCCGTACGAGGTCTTCGTGGTGCTGTACCTCAATGCCCGAAACCACCTTATCCGCGCCGAAGAGGCGTTTCGCGGCACGCTGACCCAGACCAGCGTCTATCCCCGCGAGATCGTGCGCCGAGCGCTTGAGCTTCGTGCAGCCGGCGTAATCTTTTCACACCAGCACCCGTCGGGCGCGTCGGAGCCTTCGACGGCCGATGAACTCCTGACCCGGCGACTGAGGGAGGCACTCGCCACGGTCGATGTGCAGGTGCTCGACCACTTCGTCATCGCCGGCGCTGGGGACGTGTCCTTCGCCCAGCGGGGGCTCCTGTAG